One Misgurnus anguillicaudatus chromosome 22, ASM2758022v2, whole genome shotgun sequence DNA segment encodes these proteins:
- the tnfsf13 gene encoding tumor necrosis factor ligand superfamily member 13 isoform X3 has protein sequence MMIIPAAASVRKLNVFKWFLLCTCVLVMYIQWTHIWMLRSEMAEIKHRFRPRDVSEMDGGMCCACCGVAEHHTFLHLVPVSSQSYNDDDLTVLSWAVGRSRGNGLQVSGDTVTVVTEGTYFIYSQVLHKHTTSVMGHVVTKKLKGAESKLMKCLKSIPINVSQPLNTCYTAGIHFLESGSTLQLSVPRTAAELILTAHATFMGILNI, from the exons ATGATGATCATTCCCGCTGCTGCTTCAGTCCGCAAGTTAAACGTGTTCAAATGGTTTCTTTTGTGCACCTGTGTGCTTGTGATGTACATCCAATGGACTCATATATGGATGCTCAGGAGTGAAATGGCTGAGATAAAGCATCGCTTCAGGCCTCGTGACGTATCAGAGATGGACGGTGGGATGTGTTGCGCGTGCTGCGGGGTAG CAGAGCATCACACATTTCTTCATCTTGTTCCTGTGTCATCTCAGTCTTACA aTGATGATGACCTCACTGTCCTGTCTTGGGCGGTTGGGCGGAGCAGAGGTAACGGGCTCCAAGTGTCAGGTGACACAGTAACCGTGGTAACCGAGGGTACTTACTTCATTTACAGTCAG GTCCTTCATAAACATACCACCAGTGTTATGGGTCACGTGGTCACAAAGAAGCTTAAAGGGGCGGAGTCTAAGCTAATGAAGTGTCTGAAGAGCATCCCCATCAATGTCAGCCAACCACTCAACACGTGCTACACTGCTG GCATTCACTTTCTGGAGTCTGGATCAACGCTTCAACTCTCCGTTCCTCGCACAGCAGCAGAACTCATCCTAACAGCTCACGCGACATTCATGGGCATTCTCAACATATAA
- the tnfsf13 gene encoding tumor necrosis factor ligand superfamily member 13 isoform X2 produces MMIIPAAASVRKLNVFKWFLLCTCVLVMYIQWTHIWMLRSEMAEIKHRFRPRDVSEMDGGMCCACCGCKMNGYHRFKETNTHTDIRNKRDVTGEKKRRQRRHKHHTFLHLVPVSSQSYNDDDLTVLSWAVGRSRGNGLQVSGDTVTVVTEGTYFIYSQVLHKHTTSVMGHVVTKKLKGAESKLMKCLKSIPINVSQPLNTCYTAGIHFLESGSTLQLSVPRTAAELILTAHATFMGILNI; encoded by the exons ATGATGATCATTCCCGCTGCTGCTTCAGTCCGCAAGTTAAACGTGTTCAAATGGTTTCTTTTGTGCACCTGTGTGCTTGTGATGTACATCCAATGGACTCATATATGGATGCTCAGGAGTGAAATGGCTGAGATAAAGCATCGCTTCAGGCCTCGTGACGTATCAGAGATGGACGGTGGGATGTGTTGCGCGTGCTGCGGG TGTAAGATGAACGGGTATCACAGATTTAaagagacaaacacacacacagacataagGAACAAGAGAGACGTGACCGGAGAGAAGAAACGGAGACAGAGACGGCACA AGCATCACACATTTCTTCATCTTGTTCCTGTGTCATCTCAGTCTTACA aTGATGATGACCTCACTGTCCTGTCTTGGGCGGTTGGGCGGAGCAGAGGTAACGGGCTCCAAGTGTCAGGTGACACAGTAACCGTGGTAACCGAGGGTACTTACTTCATTTACAGTCAG GTCCTTCATAAACATACCACCAGTGTTATGGGTCACGTGGTCACAAAGAAGCTTAAAGGGGCGGAGTCTAAGCTAATGAAGTGTCTGAAGAGCATCCCCATCAATGTCAGCCAACCACTCAACACGTGCTACACTGCTG GCATTCACTTTCTGGAGTCTGGATCAACGCTTCAACTCTCCGTTCCTCGCACAGCAGCAGAACTCATCCTAACAGCTCACGCGACATTCATGGGCATTCTCAACATATAA
- the tnfsf13 gene encoding tumor necrosis factor ligand superfamily member 13 isoform X1 translates to MMIIPAAASVRKLNVFKWFLLCTCVLVMYIQWTHIWMLRSEMAEIKHRFRPRDVSEMDGGMCCACCGCKMNGYHRFKETNTHTDIRNKRDVTGEKKRRQRRHTEHHTFLHLVPVSSQSYNDDDLTVLSWAVGRSRGNGLQVSGDTVTVVTEGTYFIYSQVLHKHTTSVMGHVVTKKLKGAESKLMKCLKSIPINVSQPLNTCYTAGIHFLESGSTLQLSVPRTAAELILTAHATFMGILNI, encoded by the exons ATGATGATCATTCCCGCTGCTGCTTCAGTCCGCAAGTTAAACGTGTTCAAATGGTTTCTTTTGTGCACCTGTGTGCTTGTGATGTACATCCAATGGACTCATATATGGATGCTCAGGAGTGAAATGGCTGAGATAAAGCATCGCTTCAGGCCTCGTGACGTATCAGAGATGGACGGTGGGATGTGTTGCGCGTGCTGCGGG TGTAAGATGAACGGGTATCACAGATTTAaagagacaaacacacacacagacataagGAACAAGAGAGACGTGACCGGAGAGAAGAAACGGAGACAGAGACGGCACA CAGAGCATCACACATTTCTTCATCTTGTTCCTGTGTCATCTCAGTCTTACA aTGATGATGACCTCACTGTCCTGTCTTGGGCGGTTGGGCGGAGCAGAGGTAACGGGCTCCAAGTGTCAGGTGACACAGTAACCGTGGTAACCGAGGGTACTTACTTCATTTACAGTCAG GTCCTTCATAAACATACCACCAGTGTTATGGGTCACGTGGTCACAAAGAAGCTTAAAGGGGCGGAGTCTAAGCTAATGAAGTGTCTGAAGAGCATCCCCATCAATGTCAGCCAACCACTCAACACGTGCTACACTGCTG GCATTCACTTTCTGGAGTCTGGATCAACGCTTCAACTCTCCGTTCCTCGCACAGCAGCAGAACTCATCCTAACAGCTCACGCGACATTCATGGGCATTCTCAACATATAA
- the LOC129441077 gene encoding uncharacterized protein isoform X1 gives MEFSSFAKESREVNRRYSEESELTLPEETHWATEVRLPCSEGFESFHASLLNMDTNVTAGMVGRHNAANVSLTHEMLPRPSQLMGKRRRDQIFQRHTASVLQHIGDLRTRQRHINALKGDRWWGATETKVEQEVKEGRTEQHPGLTTDFFFTGCEQVLNLAPGGNPMMSFVEGTAHRSFTMTPACATANSGSSAEILIRSDYDEMLFQKIDFYH, from the exons ATGGAGTTTTCGTCGTTTGCAAA GGAATCGAGGGAAGTGAATCGTCGTTACAGTGAGGAGTCCGAGTTAACGTTACCTGAGGAGACTCACTGGGCGACAGAAGTCCGACTACCATG CAGTGAAGGATTTGAATCTTTTCATGCGTCACTACTAAATATGGATACAAATGTAACTGCAGGAATG GTGGGCAGACATAATGCTGCGAATGTAAGCCTGACCCATGAGATGCTGCCACGGCCTTCACAGCTGATGGGCAAAAGGAGGAGAGATCAGATTTTCCAGAGACATACCGCAAGTGTCCTGCAGCATATAGGGGACCTGAGGACAAGACAGCGCCATATAAATGC GTTAAAAGGGGACAGATGGTGGGGCGCCACAGAGACCAAAGTGGAACAGGAAGTCAAGGAAGGCAGGACTGAACAGCATCCTGGTCTTACAACTGAT TTCTTCTTCACAGGATGTGAGCAGGTGCTTAACCTGGCTCCTGGAGGAAACCCCATGATGTCATTTGTTGAGGGAACAGCTCACAGATCGTTCACGATGACCCCTGCTTGTGCCACAGCGAATTCTGGGAGCTCTGCTGAAATCCTCATCAGAAGTGATTATGATGAAATGCTGTTCCAAAAAATAGACTTTTATCATTGA
- the LOC129441077 gene encoding uncharacterized protein isoform X2, with product MEFSSFAKESREVNRRYSEESELTLPEETHWATEVRLPCEGFESFHASLLNMDTNVTAGMVGRHNAANVSLTHEMLPRPSQLMGKRRRDQIFQRHTASVLQHIGDLRTRQRHINALKGDRWWGATETKVEQEVKEGRTEQHPGLTTDFFFTGCEQVLNLAPGGNPMMSFVEGTAHRSFTMTPACATANSGSSAEILIRSDYDEMLFQKIDFYH from the exons ATGGAGTTTTCGTCGTTTGCAAA GGAATCGAGGGAAGTGAATCGTCGTTACAGTGAGGAGTCCGAGTTAACGTTACCTGAGGAGACTCACTGGGCGACAGAAGTCCGACTACCATG TGAAGGATTTGAATCTTTTCATGCGTCACTACTAAATATGGATACAAATGTAACTGCAGGAATG GTGGGCAGACATAATGCTGCGAATGTAAGCCTGACCCATGAGATGCTGCCACGGCCTTCACAGCTGATGGGCAAAAGGAGGAGAGATCAGATTTTCCAGAGACATACCGCAAGTGTCCTGCAGCATATAGGGGACCTGAGGACAAGACAGCGCCATATAAATGC GTTAAAAGGGGACAGATGGTGGGGCGCCACAGAGACCAAAGTGGAACAGGAAGTCAAGGAAGGCAGGACTGAACAGCATCCTGGTCTTACAACTGAT TTCTTCTTCACAGGATGTGAGCAGGTGCTTAACCTGGCTCCTGGAGGAAACCCCATGATGTCATTTGTTGAGGGAACAGCTCACAGATCGTTCACGATGACCCCTGCTTGTGCCACAGCGAATTCTGGGAGCTCTGCTGAAATCCTCATCAGAAGTGATTATGATGAAATGCTGTTCCAAAAAATAGACTTTTATCATTGA